A part of Streptomyces sp. NBC_01235 genomic DNA contains:
- a CDS encoding acyl-CoA synthetase: MTGTPPAGFWAQATADPDRTVLIAPDGEEWTAGRLHAAANRLVHGLRAAGMERGDAFAVVLPNSAEFLTAYLAASQAGFYLVPVNHHLVGPEIAWIVSDSGAKVLLAHERYGDQASRAADEARLPATRRYAVGEVEGFRPYAELLDGQPESAPADRTLGWVMNYTSGTTGRPRGIRRPLPGKVPEEAYLGGFLGIFGVRPFDDNVHLVCSPLYHTAVLQFAGASLHIGHPLVVMDKWTPQEMLRLIDTHRCTHTHMVPTQFHRLLALPEDVRTRYDVSSMRHAIHGAAPCPDHVKRAMIDWWGDCVEEYYAASEGGGAFATAEDWLKKPGTVGKAWPISELAIFDEDGNRLPPGELGTVYMKMTTGGFAYHKDEDKTRKNRIGDFFTVGDLGVLDEEGYLFLRDRKIDLIISGGVNIYPAEIESALLAHPAVADAAAFGIPHDDWGEEVKAVVEPAPGHEPGPDLAAALLDHCADRLAGYKRPKTVDFIAEMPRDPNGKLYKRRLREPYWEGRERPV, encoded by the coding sequence GTGACCGGCACACCCCCCGCGGGCTTCTGGGCCCAGGCCACCGCCGACCCCGACCGCACGGTCCTGATCGCACCCGACGGCGAGGAGTGGACCGCCGGACGCCTGCACGCCGCCGCCAACCGGCTCGTGCACGGCCTGCGCGCGGCGGGGATGGAGCGCGGCGACGCCTTCGCCGTCGTCCTGCCCAACTCGGCCGAGTTCCTCACCGCCTACCTGGCCGCCTCCCAGGCCGGCTTCTACCTCGTCCCCGTCAACCACCACCTCGTCGGACCCGAGATCGCCTGGATCGTCTCCGACTCCGGCGCCAAGGTGCTGCTGGCACACGAGCGTTACGGGGACCAGGCGTCCCGCGCCGCCGACGAGGCACGCCTCCCCGCCACCCGCCGATACGCCGTCGGCGAGGTCGAGGGGTTCCGGCCGTACGCCGAACTCCTCGACGGGCAACCGGAGTCGGCGCCCGCCGACCGCACCCTCGGCTGGGTCATGAACTACACCTCGGGCACGACGGGCCGCCCGCGCGGCATCCGGCGCCCGCTGCCCGGCAAGGTGCCCGAGGAGGCGTACCTCGGCGGATTCCTCGGCATCTTCGGCGTCAGGCCCTTCGACGACAACGTGCATCTGGTCTGCTCACCGCTCTACCACACGGCGGTGCTCCAGTTCGCGGGCGCGTCCTTGCACATCGGCCACCCTCTGGTCGTCATGGACAAGTGGACGCCGCAGGAGATGCTCCGTCTCATCGACACCCACCGCTGCACGCACACCCACATGGTCCCCACCCAGTTCCACCGCCTGCTGGCCCTCCCGGAGGACGTACGGACGCGTTACGACGTCTCGTCCATGCGGCACGCCATCCACGGTGCCGCGCCCTGCCCGGACCATGTGAAGCGGGCGATGATCGACTGGTGGGGCGACTGCGTGGAGGAGTACTACGCGGCCAGCGAGGGCGGCGGTGCCTTCGCGACGGCCGAGGACTGGCTGAAGAAGCCCGGCACGGTCGGAAAGGCCTGGCCCATCAGTGAGTTGGCGATCTTCGACGAGGACGGCAACCGCCTGCCGCCCGGCGAACTCGGCACGGTGTACATGAAGATGACGACCGGCGGTTTCGCCTACCACAAGGACGAGGACAAGACGAGGAAGAACCGCATCGGCGACTTCTTCACCGTCGGCGATCTCGGCGTCCTCGACGAGGAGGGCTACCTCTTCCTCCGGGACCGCAAGATCGACCTGATCATCTCGGGCGGGGTCAACATCTACCCCGCCGAGATCGAGTCCGCGCTGCTCGCCCACCCCGCCGTGGCCGACGCCGCCGCCTTCGGCATCCCGCACGACGACTGGGGCGAGGAGGTCAAGGCGGTCGTCGAACCGGCCCCGGGGCACGAGCCCGGTCCCGACCTCGCCGCAGCCCTTCTCGACCACTGTGCCGACCGCCTGGCCGGCTACAAGCGGCCGAAGACCGTGGACTTCATCGCCGAGATGCCCCGCGACCCCAACGGCAAGCTGTACAAGCGGCGGCTGCGGGAGCCGTACTGGGAGGGACGGGAGCGGCCCGTGTGA
- a CDS encoding cytochrome P450 gives MSNAVPEREPERECAWRVGTAPGIFPFLGHGIALYRRPLAFLNSLSAHGDLVEIRLGPQRAWMVCHPELVHRMLGDSCTFEKGGPLFDRLRVLMGDGVVTSRHQEHRRQRRLLQPAFLPSRLAGQTELMAEEAEAVCRDWRAGQKVDVSAAMTALSTRMISRVLFSDSLDAATAAEVRHCLTAIVRGLFVRTIVPVDALFRVPTPANRRYRRAVERVHAIIDAVIADRRRSAPRDDLLGTLLEASRAAGPEPAITEQEVHDHLVSLLLAGSESTALCLASAFSLLAQHPQTERRLHSEVDAVLAGRQRPAPDDLPRLVHTRCVVTETLRHAPPGWLFTRVTTSETEFAGHRLPRGATVLYSPYLLHHDPASFPDPDRFLPERWLPGQAAATPRGALLPFATGSRKCIGDAFAMAETTVALATVAARWRLTHLPGPVAPPRPGATLGPRSLVMICEPRSRLPIGASPRAGSCAHREDAALPVQDSRRAGDSGVDHA, from the coding sequence ATGAGCAACGCTGTGCCTGAACGAGAGCCTGAACGAGAATGCGCATGGAGGGTGGGTACTGCGCCAGGCATATTCCCATTCCTCGGCCACGGTATCGCCTTGTACCGTCGCCCGCTGGCTTTTCTGAATTCTTTGTCCGCCCATGGGGATCTGGTCGAGATACGGCTGGGTCCCCAGCGGGCCTGGATGGTGTGTCATCCGGAGTTGGTCCACCGGATGCTCGGGGACTCATGCACCTTCGAAAAGGGGGGTCCTCTCTTCGACAGGCTCCGCGTACTGATGGGCGACGGTGTCGTCACGAGCCGCCACCAGGAGCATCGGCGCCAGCGCAGGCTGCTGCAACCCGCCTTCCTCCCGTCCCGCCTCGCCGGTCAGACGGAGCTGATGGCCGAGGAGGCGGAGGCCGTGTGCCGTGACTGGCGTGCCGGGCAGAAGGTCGACGTCAGCGCGGCCATGACGGCCTTGTCGACACGGATGATCAGCCGCGTCCTCTTCTCCGACTCGCTCGACGCCGCCACGGCCGCCGAGGTGCGGCACTGTCTGACGGCCATCGTCCGTGGCCTGTTCGTCCGCACCATCGTGCCGGTCGACGCCCTGTTCCGCGTTCCCACACCCGCGAACCGTCGTTACCGGCGCGCGGTCGAGCGGGTACACGCGATCATCGACGCGGTCATCGCCGACCGCCGTCGGAGCGCTCCCCGCGACGACCTGCTGGGCACCCTGCTGGAGGCCTCGCGCGCCGCCGGCCCAGAACCGGCGATCACCGAACAGGAAGTCCACGATCACCTCGTCTCGCTCCTGCTCGCCGGATCCGAGAGCACCGCCCTGTGTCTGGCCTCCGCCTTCAGCCTCCTGGCACAGCATCCGCAGACGGAGCGCCGACTGCACTCCGAGGTCGACGCCGTGCTCGCCGGACGGCAGCGGCCGGCTCCCGACGATCTGCCGCGCCTCGTCCACACCCGATGCGTCGTCACCGAGACGCTGCGCCACGCACCGCCCGGCTGGCTCTTCACGCGCGTCACCACCAGCGAAACGGAGTTCGCCGGGCACCGTCTCCCCCGGGGAGCCACCGTTCTGTACAGCCCCTACCTGCTGCACCACGATCCCGCGTCGTTCCCCGACCCCGACCGATTTCTCCCCGAGCGGTGGTTGCCGGGACAGGCCGCCGCCACACCACGCGGTGCGCTGCTCCCGTTCGCCACGGGCAGCCGCAAATGCATAGGCGACGCCTTCGCCATGGCCGAGACCACGGTGGCTCTCGCCACCGTCGCCGCCCGATGGCGCCTGACCCATCTGCCCGGGCCCGTCGCCCCACCGCGTCCCGGGGCGACACTGGGGCCGAGGTCCCTGGTGATGATCTGTGAGCCGCGTTCACGCCTGCCGATCGGCGCATCGCCTCGCGCGGGTTCCTGCGCACACCGAGAAGACGCGGCACTCCCCGTACAGGATTCCCGAAGGGCCGGTGACAGCGGTGTCGACCACGCGTGA
- a CDS encoding MarR family transcriptional regulator has translation MSSAAGDDGVDATVRELLLLMPRLVGRSKRIPVPEALQAFSLAPRHLSLLAYLLLDGPMTVNELAARLEVAPTTVSLLIGDLSRKGVLERREDERDRRRRIVALADTHEPAISAWLAPGAAAWRRALAPLTPDQRRLFVDTLLAYEAEVDAERG, from the coding sequence ATGTCCAGCGCCGCCGGTGACGACGGCGTCGACGCGACCGTTCGCGAACTGCTGCTGCTCATGCCGCGGCTCGTGGGCAGGTCGAAGAGGATCCCCGTACCCGAGGCGCTGCAAGCGTTCTCGCTGGCCCCGCGCCACCTCTCCCTGCTGGCGTACCTGCTCCTCGACGGACCGATGACCGTCAACGAACTGGCCGCCCGCCTGGAGGTCGCTCCGACCACGGTGAGCCTGCTGATCGGCGACCTCAGCCGGAAGGGCGTCCTGGAGCGACGCGAGGACGAGCGGGACCGGCGCCGTCGGATCGTCGCCCTCGCGGACACCCACGAACCGGCGATCTCCGCCTGGCTCGCCCCGGGCGCGGCGGCCTGGCGCCGGGCCCTGGCCCCGCTGACGCCCGATCAGCGACGGTTGTTCGTCGACACATTGCTCGCCTACGAGGCGGAGGTCGACGCGGAACGGGGGTGA
- the paaK gene encoding phenylacetate--CoA ligase PaaK: MRDARNLLDEGERLDEDALRALQLERLRASLRHAYANVPFYRASFDKAGVHPDDCRGLADLSRFPFTTKADLREHYPYGMFAVPRDRVRRIHASSGTTGRPTVVGYTDADLSMWADMVARSIRAAGGRPGDTVHVAYGYGLFTGGLGAHYGAERLGCTVIPASGGMTSRQVALIQDLEPRIIMVTPSYMLTLLDEFDRQGIDPRSTSLRVGVFGAEPWTERMRQEIEERFAIDAVDIYGLSEVIGPGVAQECVQTKDGLHIWEDHFFPEVVDPITGEVLPGGEEGELVFTSLTKEAMPVVRYRTRDLTALLPGTARVFRRMRKVTGRSDDMVILRGVNLFPTQIEEIVLGTPAVAPHFQLRLTREGRLDALTVRAEARPDATPADRDTAAHAIAAAVKDGIGVSVAVEIVDPESLERSVGKIRRIVDERPRES; this comes from the coding sequence ATGAGGGATGCGAGGAATCTGCTGGACGAGGGCGAGCGCCTCGACGAGGACGCCCTGCGCGCCCTGCAGCTGGAGCGCCTGCGGGCCTCGCTGCGTCATGCCTACGCCAACGTGCCCTTCTACCGCGCCTCCTTCGACAAGGCAGGCGTCCACCCCGACGACTGCCGTGGCCTCGCCGACCTGTCCCGCTTTCCCTTCACCACCAAGGCGGACCTGCGCGAGCACTACCCGTACGGGATGTTCGCCGTCCCCCGGGACCGCGTCCGCCGCATCCACGCCTCCAGCGGCACCACCGGCCGCCCGACGGTTGTCGGCTACACGGACGCCGACCTGTCCATGTGGGCGGACATGGTGGCCCGTTCGATCCGCGCGGCGGGCGGCCGGCCCGGCGACACGGTCCATGTGGCGTACGGATACGGACTGTTCACCGGCGGCCTCGGCGCCCACTACGGCGCCGAACGCCTCGGCTGTACGGTGATCCCCGCGTCCGGCGGCATGACGTCCCGTCAGGTCGCACTGATCCAGGACCTCGAACCCCGGATCATCATGGTGACCCCCTCCTACATGCTCACCCTCCTCGACGAGTTCGACCGTCAGGGCATCGACCCGCGCTCGACCTCGCTGCGCGTGGGCGTCTTCGGCGCCGAGCCGTGGACGGAGCGGATGCGTCAGGAGATCGAGGAACGCTTCGCGATCGACGCCGTCGACATATACGGGCTGTCGGAGGTGATCGGGCCGGGGGTCGCGCAGGAGTGCGTTCAGACGAAGGACGGCCTGCACATCTGGGAGGACCACTTCTTTCCGGAAGTGGTCGATCCGATCACCGGCGAGGTCCTCCCGGGGGGCGAGGAGGGCGAGTTGGTCTTCACCTCCCTCACCAAGGAGGCGATGCCGGTCGTCCGCTACCGCACCCGCGACCTGACGGCCCTGCTGCCTGGCACGGCACGCGTCTTCCGGCGTATGCGGAAGGTGACCGGCCGCAGTGACGACATGGTCATCCTGCGCGGGGTGAACCTCTTCCCCACCCAGATCGAGGAGATCGTGCTCGGCACCCCGGCCGTGGCGCCCCACTTCCAGCTCCGCCTCACCCGCGAGGGCCGGCTCGACGCCCTCACGGTCCGCGCGGAGGCCCGCCCCGACGCCACCCCCGCGGACCGCGACACGGCCGCGCACGCCATCGCGGCGGCGGTGAAGGACGGCATCGGGGTGTCGGTCGCGGTCGAGATCGTCGACCCGGAGTCGCTGGAGCGGTCGGTGGGCAAGATCAGGCGGATCGTGGACGAGCGCCCGCGGGAGTCATGA
- a CDS encoding acyl-CoA synthetase has product MTPGLGTTVDGVLRRSARRTPARVAVEYRDRTWTYEELDEAVSRAASVLLGEGLAPGDRVGAYGHNSDAYLIAFLACARAGLVHVPVNQNLTGDDLAYIVDQSGSATVLADPDLAGQLPAGVRTLALRDADDSLLARLPAAPAYDGPEPRAEDLVQLLYTSGTTALPKGAMMTHRALVHEYLSAIAALDLSAGDRPAHSLPLYHSAQMHVFLLPYLAVGATNIVLDAPDGDRLFDLIETDRVDSLFAPPTVWIGLANRPDFTSRDLGGLRKAYYGASIMPVPVLERLRERLPKLGFYNCFGQSEIGPLATVLAPDEHKGRMDSCGRTVLFVDARVVDENGEDVADGTPGEIVYRSPQLCEGYWDKPEETAAAFRDGWFHSGDLAVRDAHGYFTIVDRVKDVINSGGVLVASRQVEDALYTHAAVAEAAVIGLPDEKWIEAVTAVVVPRGEVTQDELIAHVREKLPHFKAPKRVLFVDELPRNASGKILKRELRDQFGS; this is encoded by the coding sequence ATGACCCCCGGACTTGGCACTACGGTCGACGGGGTGCTGCGGCGCAGCGCCCGCCGCACCCCGGCACGCGTCGCGGTCGAGTACCGCGACCGCACCTGGACCTACGAGGAACTCGACGAGGCCGTCTCGCGCGCGGCGAGCGTCCTGCTCGGCGAGGGTCTCGCCCCGGGAGACCGGGTCGGCGCCTACGGGCACAACTCCGACGCCTATCTCATCGCGTTCCTCGCCTGTGCCCGCGCAGGGTTGGTCCACGTCCCCGTCAACCAGAACCTCACCGGCGACGACCTGGCGTACATCGTGGACCAGTCGGGCAGCGCAACTGTTCTCGCCGACCCGGACCTGGCCGGACAACTCCCCGCCGGAGTAAGGACGTTGGCGCTGCGCGACGCCGACGACTCGCTCCTTGCCCGACTGCCCGCGGCCCCCGCGTACGACGGCCCCGAGCCGCGCGCCGAGGACCTGGTGCAGTTGCTCTACACCTCGGGCACGACGGCCCTGCCCAAGGGCGCGATGATGACCCACCGCGCCCTGGTGCACGAGTACCTCAGTGCGATCGCCGCCCTCGACCTGAGCGCCGGCGACCGCCCCGCGCACTCCCTCCCGCTGTACCACTCGGCGCAGATGCACGTCTTCCTGCTGCCGTACCTCGCGGTCGGCGCCACGAACATCGTGCTGGACGCGCCCGACGGCGACCGGCTCTTCGATCTCATCGAGACGGACCGCGTCGACAGCCTCTTCGCCCCGCCGACCGTGTGGATCGGCCTGGCGAACCGCCCCGACTTCACGAGCCGTGACCTGGGCGGGCTGCGCAAGGCGTACTACGGGGCGTCGATCATGCCGGTGCCCGTCCTGGAGCGCCTGCGCGAACGCCTGCCCAAGCTGGGTTTCTACAACTGCTTCGGGCAGAGCGAGATCGGCCCGCTCGCCACCGTCCTCGCCCCCGACGAGCACAAGGGGCGCATGGACTCCTGCGGGCGCACGGTCCTGTTCGTGGACGCGCGGGTCGTCGACGAGAACGGCGAGGACGTCGCCGACGGTACGCCCGGTGAAATCGTCTACCGTTCCCCGCAGTTGTGCGAGGGCTACTGGGACAAGCCCGAGGAGACCGCCGCGGCCTTCCGCGACGGCTGGTTCCACTCCGGCGACCTCGCCGTGCGCGACGCCCACGGCTACTTCACGATCGTCGACCGGGTGAAGGATGTCATCAACTCCGGTGGCGTACTGGTCGCTTCACGTCAGGTCGAGGACGCGCTGTACACCCATGCCGCCGTCGCCGAGGCCGCCGTGATCGGCCTGCCCGACGAGAAGTGGATCGAGGCGGTCACCGCCGTGGTCGTCCCACGTGGTGAGGTCACCCAGGACGAGCTCATCGCCCACGTCCGCGAGAAGCTCCCGCACTTCAAGGCCCCCAAGCGCGTCCTCTTCGTGGACGAACTGCCGCGCAACGCGAGCGGCAAGATCCTGAAGCGGGAGCTGCGGGACCAGTTCGGCTCATGA
- a CDS encoding ATP-binding protein — protein sequence MAYGPRQPITEPRPLVERRRELQALDSALSDLRRTGEGVPRARPGGLLAFTGAAGLGKTALITEARTRATAHGFTVLSGRGGETEQELAFRVVRQLAQPALAAMEETERRTFLGSWYDIVAAALGLEATDATHTPDPTGVRGGLDWVMTRLTVSRAPVVLLLDDLHWADVESLDWLASFAPRAADLPLLIVVAYRPDELPPEAAAFRALVTHHGNRPCVLEPLTAAGVARIVRGEVGDGAEDDFCDECWTVTGGSPFEAVELAIGLGERNLKGTQDDLSAMRDVASAVKGPGLIARLQKLGTTTVRFAQAAAVLGAPFSPEFAATLAVIGSDDAAEAVQRLRAARIVTEGHGPGGSLDFVHPLIATTIYRSIRSPLRVGMHNAAALTVRAAGFGAAKAARHLLEVPCEGRPEVVECLREAAHEYLRAGAPEAARRVLARALQEPPLPEDRAALLHELASSTFLIEPTATVAHLREARAERDVDPGLRASIVYRLTQALAHTDQLAEAAAVADDEARQTAHPRIRLRMQADHFVWSAFRTDEPDAPARSRKLARLAERLTGRGLEERYILGLRAWDGVVRGEPRQRVLATAEEALRGGLSWTDENQGFEVPVSVALVFMYCDQPRRAEELFTRGMAECETKGWRGSHLAVGQTLFGYIRYRRGCLADAEELAREGLRTAEKVEGAVPAQWFAIGILIQTLLARGRTADARLIADTYHYGEVVPHAVIYPDPRTVYAELLSAEGRHAEAERLLSAVGDWLEGRAWRNPAWCRWQLNLAHAVASTDPDRALSLARDAVKRARDFGAASVIGQALHVEAEVTAGPAAQDLHAQAVEHLERSPASYELARALVGHGASLSRNGRLQEAANRLYQGLEGAVHCGAETLAARAREELSAAGLRPLPLRYGQTDTLTSQERRTAELTVQGHPVAVVAKELRLTEQGVRQLLSSVYRKIGTDATDLAGALDAFPRVRL from the coding sequence ATGGCGTATGGGCCGCGGCAGCCGATCACCGAACCCCGCCCTTTGGTCGAGCGTCGCCGAGAACTCCAGGCGCTCGACTCTGCTTTGTCAGACCTCCGCCGCACCGGCGAAGGCGTGCCGCGGGCGCGGCCCGGCGGACTGCTCGCCTTCACCGGTGCGGCCGGACTGGGAAAGACGGCGCTCATCACGGAAGCACGCACACGGGCCACGGCACACGGATTCACGGTGCTCTCGGGCCGGGGCGGCGAGACGGAACAGGAACTCGCTTTCCGCGTGGTGCGCCAGCTCGCCCAGCCCGCCCTGGCGGCGATGGAGGAGACGGAACGCCGTACCTTCCTGGGAAGTTGGTACGACATCGTCGCCGCCGCGCTCGGTCTCGAGGCGACGGATGCCACCCATACGCCGGACCCGACCGGAGTGCGTGGCGGTCTCGACTGGGTCATGACCCGTCTCACGGTGTCGAGGGCTCCCGTCGTCCTGCTCCTGGACGACCTGCACTGGGCCGATGTCGAGTCCCTCGACTGGCTCGCCTCGTTCGCGCCACGGGCCGCGGACCTGCCACTCCTGATCGTCGTCGCCTACCGGCCCGATGAACTGCCGCCCGAGGCGGCCGCTTTCCGCGCTCTGGTCACGCATCACGGGAACCGCCCGTGCGTTCTGGAACCGCTCACCGCCGCCGGCGTGGCACGCATCGTCAGGGGCGAAGTGGGAGACGGCGCCGAGGACGACTTCTGCGACGAGTGCTGGACGGTCACCGGCGGGAGCCCGTTCGAGGCCGTCGAACTCGCCATCGGACTCGGCGAACGCAATCTGAAGGGCACCCAGGACGACCTGTCCGCGATGCGGGACGTCGCCTCGGCGGTCAAGGGCCCGGGACTGATCGCGCGTCTCCAGAAGCTGGGCACGACCACCGTCCGCTTCGCGCAGGCCGCAGCCGTCCTGGGTGCGCCCTTCTCACCGGAGTTCGCCGCCACCCTCGCGGTGATCGGCAGCGATGACGCCGCCGAGGCGGTCCAGAGACTGCGTGCTGCCCGGATCGTCACCGAGGGCCACGGCCCCGGTGGGAGCCTCGACTTCGTTCACCCGCTGATCGCGACCACGATCTACCGGTCCATCCGCTCGCCCCTGCGCGTCGGCATGCACAACGCGGCCGCGCTGACCGTCCGTGCGGCGGGCTTCGGTGCCGCCAAGGCCGCGCGGCACCTGCTGGAGGTTCCGTGCGAGGGCAGGCCCGAAGTGGTCGAATGTCTTCGGGAGGCCGCCCATGAGTACCTTCGCGCCGGGGCCCCGGAGGCGGCCAGGCGCGTTCTGGCCCGAGCGCTTCAGGAGCCCCCGCTGCCGGAGGACCGTGCCGCACTCCTCCACGAACTCGCGAGTTCGACGTTTCTGATCGAGCCCACGGCCACGGTCGCCCATCTGAGGGAGGCGCGGGCGGAACGCGACGTCGATCCCGGGCTGCGCGCCTCCATCGTCTACCGGCTGACACAGGCGCTGGCCCACACCGACCAGTTGGCCGAGGCCGCGGCCGTCGCCGACGACGAGGCGCGGCAGACCGCCCATCCCCGCATCCGACTGCGCATGCAGGCCGATCACTTCGTCTGGAGCGCGTTCCGCACGGACGAGCCCGACGCGCCCGCCCGCTCACGCAAGCTGGCCCGGCTGGCCGAACGTCTGACCGGTCGGGGCCTGGAGGAGCGGTACATCCTGGGGCTGCGGGCCTGGGACGGGGTCGTGCGCGGCGAGCCGCGGCAGCGCGTCCTGGCGACCGCCGAGGAAGCCCTGCGGGGCGGACTGAGCTGGACCGACGAGAACCAGGGCTTCGAGGTACCCGTCTCGGTCGCCCTGGTGTTCATGTACTGCGACCAGCCACGACGGGCCGAAGAACTGTTCACCAGGGGCATGGCCGAATGCGAGACCAAAGGCTGGCGCGGCTCCCATCTGGCCGTCGGCCAGACTCTCTTCGGCTACATCCGCTACCGTCGCGGCTGCCTCGCCGACGCGGAGGAACTGGCGCGGGAGGGGCTGCGTACCGCCGAGAAGGTGGAAGGGGCGGTGCCCGCGCAGTGGTTCGCCATCGGCATCCTCATCCAGACCCTGCTGGCCCGTGGACGCACCGCCGACGCGCGACTCATCGCGGACACCTACCACTACGGTGAGGTGGTCCCCCACGCCGTCATCTACCCCGATCCCCGCACCGTGTACGCCGAACTGCTCTCGGCGGAGGGGCGGCACGCCGAGGCGGAGCGCCTGTTGTCCGCCGTCGGGGACTGGCTGGAGGGACGGGCCTGGCGCAACCCCGCCTGGTGCCGCTGGCAGCTGAACCTGGCGCACGCCGTCGCCTCCACCGACCCCGATCGGGCGCTGTCCCTCGCCCGGGACGCCGTCAAGCGGGCACGGGACTTCGGTGCGGCCTCCGTGATCGGCCAGGCGCTCCACGTGGAGGCGGAGGTGACCGCCGGACCGGCGGCGCAGGACCTGCACGCGCAGGCCGTCGAACACCTCGAACGGTCACCCGCTTCGTACGAGCTGGCCCGCGCGCTGGTCGGCCACGGCGCCTCCCTGTCCCGCAACGGCCGGCTCCAGGAGGCCGCGAACCGGCTCTATCAGGGCCTGGAGGGCGCCGTCCACTGCGGTGCCGAGACCCTGGCCGCCCGCGCCAGGGAAGAGCTCTCGGCAGCCGGGCTGCGGCCGCTGCCCCTGCGCTACGGGCAGACGGACACGCTCACGTCCCAGGAACGCCGGACCGCCGAACTGACGGTCCAGGGGCACCCGGTGGCCGTGGTCGCGAAGGAACTGCGTCTCACCGAACAGGGCGTGCGGCAACTGCTCTCGTCCGTCTACCGCAAGATCGGCACCGATGCCACCGATCTCGCCGGGGCTTTGGACGCCTTTCCCCGCGTCCGCCTCTGA
- a CDS encoding (-)-alpha-amorphene synthase, which translates to MSLKELIDTHLYMPYPFLRNRHESEATAGVDAWLRKWGLTDEPGVAAMIGYTRPAELASYNSPTLDADILQIVADQIAYQFVFDDQAEEIGRQSPALLLPMLCESIGILRDDQPPHTPLGTALADLHGRVRERCTPAQAERWAWKSREYVHGLLYEAVAQAHPFPVGIGLCNSIRALTAGVEPFYPLYEAAQPGELAPEDLDHPVMRRLRRLSVDAAVWTADLFSAVKEQQAGEMINLALAHQRTHQCSLPTAMMLAIRQINGAISEFERLREEIRPELSPAGVGYVDGMTGWIRGCYYWSRTVPRYADTAVAPARP; encoded by the coding sequence GTGAGCCTGAAGGAACTGATCGACACCCACCTCTACATGCCCTACCCGTTCCTGAGGAATCGCCACGAATCCGAAGCGACCGCCGGCGTCGACGCATGGCTGCGAAAGTGGGGACTCACCGACGAACCGGGGGTGGCGGCGATGATCGGCTACACCAGGCCCGCCGAGCTCGCGTCCTACAACAGCCCCACCCTGGACGCCGACATCCTCCAGATCGTGGCCGATCAGATCGCCTATCAATTCGTCTTCGACGACCAGGCGGAAGAAATCGGTCGGCAGTCCCCGGCCCTGCTCCTGCCCATGCTGTGCGAGAGCATCGGAATCCTGCGGGACGACCAACCGCCCCACACCCCCCTGGGGACGGCCCTGGCCGATCTCCACGGCCGAGTCCGCGAGCGGTGCACACCCGCACAGGCCGAGCGGTGGGCGTGGAAGAGCCGCGAGTACGTGCACGGCCTGTTGTACGAGGCAGTGGCCCAGGCCCATCCCTTCCCCGTAGGCATCGGCCTGTGCAACTCGATACGTGCGCTCACCGCGGGGGTCGAGCCGTTCTACCCTCTCTACGAGGCGGCGCAGCCCGGTGAACTGGCCCCCGAGGACCTCGATCACCCCGTGATGCGGCGCTTGAGGCGTCTGTCGGTCGATGCAGCGGTGTGGACGGCCGACCTCTTCTCTGCGGTGAAGGAGCAACAGGCAGGCGAGATGATCAATCTGGCCCTCGCCCACCAACGCACGCACCAGTGCTCCCTGCCGACGGCCATGATGCTGGCCATCCGGCAGATCAACGGCGCGATCAGCGAGTTCGAGAGGCTCCGCGAGGAGATCCGGCCGGAGTTGAGCCCCGCCGGGGTCGGCTACGTGGACGGCATGACCGGCTGGATCCGCGGGTGCTACTACTGGTCCCGCACCGTGCCGCGCTACGCGGACACCGCGGTCGCGCCCGCCCGTCCGTGA